The region aggctgcaggcaaaCAGGATGACGAGCGGGTGACGGGGCGCGGGGAAGGGGGAGTGTGGCCTTGCACAGGGGCCGGCAGCccctgttctgctgcaggagcGACACCGGCGAGAAGGATCCACAGCAAGGAGGGGAGCATCACCCACGTCCCCAGGACCAAAGGTGCGCTGGGTTTCCCCCACTCACCCCAGGGTCCCCCGTGGCCAGAGCaaggagcagggatggggcaggtggGTTCGTGCTGTCCCTCAGGGTGTGCTGGTGCGGTTGGGGCAGAGGGATGGGGTGTCAGCCTGGCATGGGTGCCCGCAAGTCCCGGCAGTGCCAtccctggccaggctggggacagcctggatGCCAGCTCTGGAGTAGGCAGGGTACTGTGACCTCGCTGGGcacctctccctgctccagcatctcagAGGGGTTCAGGTCATCTCTGGGTTTCTCTGTGGCTCTTCTTCATTTTGGTTCTCCTTCACATCCCACTCCCCTCCCTAACAGGCAAGTAGAAGACAGAGACCATGATTGTGGTGAGGTTTCCCTCTAAGGGACGCAGAAGAGCACTTGCTGCCCAGGCACCGGAGCTGCTGGCTTAGCCCTCAGCAGGGGATGGCGAGCCGAACGGGGCTGAACACCACGGACAGCCCAGAGCCGCTCTCCGTCCCCGAGCAGTCCATCGCCCAGGAGGTGGTGGCCCTCCTCTGCATGGTCCTGCTCACCCTCACAGCCCTGGTGGCCAACACCGTGGTGATGGTCGTCATTCTCAAAACCCCCCTTCTCAGGAAGTTCATCTTCGTCTGCCACCTCTGCGTGGTCGACCTCCTCTCTGCCATTTTCCTCATGCCCCTGGGGAtcatctccagctcctcctgcttcAATAGGGTGATCTACAGCATTGCTGAGTGCCAGGCCTTGATATTCCTGAATGTCTGCTTCATCAGTGCTTCCATCCTCACTATCTCCATCATCAGTGTGGAGCGGTACTACTACATCGTCCACCCCATGAGGTATGAGGTCAAGATGACCATCAGGCTGGCGGTAGCTGGAGTGGTCTTCATTTGGGTCAAGTCTGTTCTCATCACTGTCCTGGCACTTGTGGGCTGGCCTCAAGGCAATGGGGCCACCAGCGCCAGCCGCTGCACAGTCTACTGGAGCCCTGGGGCCCACAAGAAGGTTTTTGTGATCATCTTCAGCATCGTCTGCTTTGTTCTGCCCACCATCATCATCTTTGCTGTCTACTGCAGTGTCTATCGCGTGGCCCGGATGGCATCCCTGCAGCACGTGCCCGTGCCAGCACAGGCAGTTGTGCCGAGACACCGATCCGACTCCATCGCCAGCCAAGTGACCATCATCACCACCAGGAACCTGCCGCTGCCCAGGCTGATGCCAGAGCGCCTTTTGGGAAGCAACAAGGCCATCCTCACCTTGGTCCTCATTGTGGGACAGTTCttgtgctgctggctgcccttCTTCGCTTTCCACCTGCACTCCTCTATTACCGCTGGAACAGTGGGCGGCGGGCATGGGGAGATGGTGGTCACCTGGATTGCCTACTCCTCTTTTGCCATCAATCCCTTCTTCTATGGGCTGCTGAACCGCCAGATCCGTGAGGAGCTGGCCCGACTCCGGCGCAGCTGTCTCAACCGGCCACTGGGCCAGGAGCTCTGTCTTTCTGTCTCAGAGGCTTCTGTCCAGGAAAACTTCTTACAGTTCCTCCAGAGAGCGACTTGCACGCTGGAGACCCACACCAGCTGcatcagccccagccccaggaacAGGCTGGACCAGACCAAGATGGGCTTCCCCATCCCGGGTCAAGTTCCTGAAGAGAGCAGTTGAGAAGCAGGAGGCCCTGTCCCACCATGATGGGTAGGAGGGTGGGCGGGGGACCTGCCAGGGACCCATCGGACCCAGCCTCTTGGATTTGAAGGGATCCTTGTTCAGGTTTTGCCTCTTCTCTGAGCTTATGGTGGAAGATTGTTTATCCacccaggagaaggcagcagatCTGGGGAAGCCTCATCTCCCTTCTGCAAGCTGGGATTGTCTCTGGCTACACCAGCAGAGCCCAGTTCCATGGATGGGCTCTCCTCAGGACACAGAATGCCAAGGGGCTCCTAcatgggggcagaggagggggcaCTTCCATCTCCATCACCCCACTGGGACCACTCGTGGCCAGTGGGAAAGAGCAGATGTCCCTTGCACCCTACCCAGGAGCAATGCCCCAGCTAACACCACTAACACCAGTAACACCAGGGTCTCAGGCACCCTGTTGAGCCTGGACGGCTGATGTGGAGCCCTCCATCTTTGGCTGTTTAACCCAAAACTAACGTCTGGGTGGAGGAGCTCCTGTCATCCGTGGTACTTATTGGGGGACAGCACCTGCAGGGCTGGCTCTGGCCGTGTCTGTGTTTCTCCTGCTGGCATGACAGCAAGCAATGCCCATGGCCATGCCCGGCCGTGCCCTCTGTCCCCCACGAGCTGGCAGGGGCTGCCCCTCCATGGGGGACGCTGGCTGACTGGGGGTTCGTGCTGGGCTGTTTATGGACACAGCTGCCCAGCTGAAGCCCAGCCAGTGGTGCCACGTGCCAGCCAAACTGGGCTGCTGGCCAGGGGTGCGCTGGGGTGGACGCAGTGGCacaggaggcggggggggggggggtgggccaTGCAGGGTGcccctgtgcagcagcagccGGAGGGGACTGGGAGCTGCTGTCCCCCTTTGGTGTCATTGCTTCTGCAGGGTGTGGGGACCTTCCCATGGGGTCCCCAGTGCAAGAAAGGGAACTGGACCCTGTTGGGGGATACTGGAGGGGTAGATCACCCTCAGCCCACCCACAAAGGTGCCAGGGATGGTGCTGGCACAGTAGGTTGGAGATGCCCCTGCCCCAGTAATAAATGGGGGTGTTGCGGGAGAACTGCCCCACGGCCTCTCAAACTGCCCCATGGCAAGGAGGGAGCTCTGGGAAGAGCCCCAGAGAGACAGGGGCTGAGGGCCAGCACCCCCCTGGCCACAGGGATGTCCCTCCAGCCACCACCCTGTGTCCCCAGGAGCTGAGGCTGCCCCTTGTGTGGGGGGGTGTCTCCACCCAGGGTGGGggatattgttatttttttcttgtaaattttatctttttattaaacCATTGATAAGttacaaaggaggaaaaaatatagaCTTATATATACAGCATTTCCAAGCCAGCAGGGACTGGCTCTTGGATGGGGTTGCTGGGAGGCGATTGCCCCGGGGTGGTCCGGGGAGGGCCCCCCACCAGAGCCAGGGGAAGGAGGACCCCAGAGAGGCCAGCAGCCCCTCATCCAGCGGGACCCGGCTTTTGGGTGCCAGCCAGAGGgtgggtgggagcaggatggcagggtgggcagggcGAGGGGCAGGAGGCGGGGGTcccaccccagcacagggcaCTGGGAGAAGGGACCCTGGGCCGGCagggacacccccctcccccagtacCAGGGCATGTGGTCCTTGTGCAGGAAAAttggggaggggggcacagcGCTGCCCGGATGGGCAGCAGGCAGCGGAGCAGCCATTTCCTCCAGCAGGCATTGCTGCCAGGAagacccttcccttccctggggtggggggcaagGGGGTTCACCCCCAGCATGGGGCacctggcaggggctggggggcaggatgggcgGCGGGGAGGTGTCCCTGGCACCGGGTGACACCCCAGAGCCCCTCGCCCACCCGCCAGCGGGGTTCAGTAGGGTGAGAACTTCTGCCGGTCGGCTTTCTTGGTGCCGTTGGCCGCCGAGATCTTGGTCGTGTAGGTGGCGGTGCCACCATTGGGACCCGCCACAGAGGACGGGGACAGCGCCAGGAAGGACACCGGCTTCAGGCCGATGAAGTTGGAGAGAGAGATGGTGTAGGGGGTGCccagcagggccgggggggccggAGCGACGGCAGGCAGCGCTGCACCGGAGCCAGGGGTGAGGGGCTGGGAGAAACCCACGCCGAGGTCCACGGAGCCAGGGCCCGGCGGCGCCTGGGAGGTAGATTTGGCTGTCTCTAAGCTGGGGAAGCGAGCAAGAAGGATGGGGTGGTGAGGACCACGTGACAGAGTGGGTTCCCCGCCCCAACCTGCCTGTCTCAGGGTGCAGGGACTGCATGCCCCATCCCTTCTGGCACAGCTTTCCATGGCACATCCTGGGCATCCCACCAGGGAGGGCTAAAAAGCCGGGGCTCAAACCCTGTGGGGTCTCGGGTCCTGCACACACCATCTCAGGACCTCAGAGCACCACCAAGCTCATTGTTCCTGAGGATGCTGGGGTGGGGCTGTCCCTTAAAAGCTGTGCTGGTCTGCTGGTGAGGTGCCACCCCTCGCTAGCAGCCAGTGTATCTCCCCCCCAGGCTGGCACCTACCAGGCTGTGATGAGGTACTGAGCCAGGGTGATGCTGACGGGGGACCCTGTGATGGTCACGTGCCGCTCGTTGGAGCCCTCGGTCTGGTTCCCGATCTTGATGTGGGCGCCCGACATTTGCCGGATCTCGCTGATCTTGCTGCCATGCCGGCCAATGATGCAGCCGATGAGCTGGAGGGGCAGGGACCAGGGTGAGCTGGGAGCAGCCGGAGGAGCCACACTGAGCAGGGAGCTCCCAGGGACTCACCCAGCCACCCTCTACACCTGGGAGgattggggaaactgaggcaggcacCGGGAGGGAAGGGtgctgctttccttgctttctggTCTCACTCATGCCCCCCCCTGGTTGGCATCGCTGGGCTGCCACATCCAAAGGTTCTTCCTTGGCACTGGCCAAGCTCTTTCCCcctcctgtgcctcagttttccctttcttccagctgcttctgccccagcagcccctcctgcTCCTGAGCTTGAGTGGCCGAGACAGAGCCTCCCCTGTGCAGGGAGATGGATGCTGGCCCCTGCAAAGCAGCTGTGAGGGGACACACATGGGTAGGGGCAAGCTGTGGTCCCCTTCACCATCCCCAGGACCCACACGTACATCATTGGGCACCAGGAACTCCTGGGAGCTGCTCTGTGAGCTGGCGTCCAGACCTGGAGGGAGAGACAGGGATATTAGCAGTGGGGGGGCAGGTGttcagcagctctgtgctcccaccccagccccatgCTGGGACAGTCAGTGACCCTGGAGACAAACCTGAAGGatccctggggagaggcagggaggacGGGACATAGGCATCAGTTGTAATTTGGTGCTGGTGCTCCcccactgcagggctggggggctctggTGGGTGCAGGGACCCCAGGAAATCAAGGACAGGCTTGTTCTGGGGGTCAGGTAGCCATGCCAGGGGGGCTGGCACCAAAGAGGGTGCAGGGGATGGGAATTCCCTCATCAGGGCCAGATGGCTGGGTGGGTCAGGAGGGGTACCCCCCACACTCAGCCCTGGGGGTCACAGGAGATGCTCACCTGGCACCATGGAGGGTGCGTGGCCCAGGGAGGCGAAGGGGAGTGTGTGCCCTGACAGCTGCTGCAGCTTCGTCACCTGCCCaggcagcgggaggaggaggaaggaaggaggcgTTAGGGCTGATGGCAGAGGGTGCCCTGTCCGCTCCCAGGGCCAGACACCCAGCGCCTCCCAGGACAGGCATCCCCGGCAGCGCCCATCCCGGTGGGCACAGACCCAGTGCCCACGGGAGCAGGGGTGGGCTGCCATGGGGCCACTCACCTCCGCAGGAGAGACCCCGCTGTACTGGCCCTGCATGGAGAAGCCCtagggggaggaaggaaggggcaTCAGTGGGGTGCCAGGTGGGGAGGTGGGGACCCCTGCCTCAGGCCaccccccggggcagggaggcCACCCTGAGCCCACTGGAGTCACCCCTCGCTGGCAGAGGCTGGGCCCCCGGACACCCCGTgcccccgggggggctgtggCCCCTTACCTGGTTGGCAGAGAGTAGGATGGTGCCCAGGGAGAGGCCAGGGTGGTAGGGGATGGTGGCCCCCTTCGGAGGCgactggagagggagggaaggaggtggaggGGATGAGAGATGATGTTGAATGCCCCCGCAGCTCCCTGGACCCCCTTTGCCCCCGCCTCCCAACAAGTTGGGCATGGCACCCAGCACCACTGAGGCAGGGTGCTCTTATGGGCTTCAGCATGGGGGCACCCCAGTGCCTGGGTGCAGGTGGGCAcagggagccctggggagggagggcaggcagtGCATGTCCCCCCGGGCTGGGTGCGGCGCTCGGCAGGTACCTCCAGGATGACAGCGCAGATCTGCCGCACGCACTGGATGATGGTGTCTGGCACCCCCGAGACAGTGACGGCCCGTTCAGTGGAGTTGGGCAGCAGGTCGCCGGCCACCTGCACCTGTGCCCCCGTGCTCTGGGGAGGGCAAAGGGAGATGCTGGGGTCCCTCAGCCACTCCCTGCCAGGACTCAGCACCTCACACCTCCCCTGTTCCCTCCTTGGCCCCTGGGGACCTTTGCAGGACCTTTGCAGGACCCACAGGGTGATGCATCACCTGCATCACctcccagagctcctgcaggaCCGTGGCAGCCCCCATGCCGAGGGGTCTGTGTCttgtggggaaaaaggagagCCTGCACCCAAGGCACCCTCAGCCTTACCTCCCGGATCTCCCGGATCTTAGCTCCTGCCTTGCCAATGAGCGAGCCGCACTGGCTGGCCGGGATGACGAGGCGCAGTGTCACCGgcgctctgcctgctgctgccccatcGCTCCCTGCTCCCAGGTCCTGCGAGGGAAGGGGGGATGCAGTGTCGGACCCCCAGGAGCCCAGAGGCATGGGGGCACCCGGCAGGGGTGTAAGGGGGCTGCCTACCTCCTCCAGCTTGAAGGCGATCATGGAGACGGCGCGGAAGACGGCGTCAGTGGAGCCGGTGATGGTGGTGATGCGCTCGGGGCAGGATCCCTCCGAGATGGTGATGCGCGCGCTGCTCTGGGGACAGTGTCGCACCCCGTCAGGGATGTCACAGGCCCTGtgctctgtgtccccccccagggaAGGACTCACCAGGGGGGGCTCGATACCTTGGGACCTGGGCTTTCCCCCTCCCACCTGCCCCAGGCAGCCTTCCCCGGGGTGCAGCCGTGTCTCCCCTGGCTCCACCTGGGAGTGGGGGAGGCCAGGGCTGGGCACGTGGGAGCCACCaggtgcaggcaggacaggcagcggGACCTAGCAGCCCCC is a window of Strix uralensis isolate ZFMK-TIS-50842 chromosome 10, bStrUra1, whole genome shotgun sequence DNA encoding:
- the PCBP4 gene encoding poly(rC)-binding protein 4 isoform X1 — encoded protein: MASPDGASGMGGSPEETELSITLTLRMLMHGKEIGSIIGKKGETVKRIREQSSARITISEGSCPERITTITGSTDAVFRAVSMIAFKLEEDLGAGSDGAAAGRAPVTLRLVIPASQCGSLIGKAGAKIREIRESTGAQVQVAGDLLPNSTERAVTVSGVPDTIIQCVRQICAVILESPPKGATIPYHPGLSLGTILLSANQGFSMQGQYSGVSPAEVTKLQQLSGHTLPFASLGHAPSMVPGLDASSQSSSQEFLVPNDLIGCIIGRHGSKISEIRQMSGAHIKIGNQTEGSNERHVTITGSPVSITLAQYLITACLETAKSTSQAPPGPGSVDLGVGFSQPLTPGSGAALPAVAPAPPALLGTPYTISLSNFIGLKPVSFLALSPSSVAGPNGGTATYTTKISAANGTKKADRQKFSPY
- the PCBP4 gene encoding poly(rC)-binding protein 4 isoform X2: MASPDGASGMGGSPEETELSITLTLRMLMHGKEIGSIIGKKGETVKRIREQSSARITISEGSCPERITTITGSTDAVFRAVSMIAFKLEEDLGAGSDGAAAGRAPVTLRLVIPASQCGSLIGKAGAKIREIRESTGAQVQVAGDLLPNSTERAVTVSGVPDTIIQCVRQICAVILEGFSMQGQYSGVSPAEVTKLQQLSGHTLPFASLGHAPSMVPGLDASSQSSSQEFLVPNDLIGCIIGRHGSKISEIRQMSGAHIKIGNQTEGSNERHVTITGSPVSITLAQYLITACLETAKSTSQAPPGPGSVDLGVGFSQPLTPGSGAALPAVAPAPPALLGTPYTISLSNFIGLKPVSFLALSPSSVAGPNGGTATYTTKISAANGTKKADRQKFSPY
- the LOC141947845 gene encoding putative G-protein coupled receptor; translation: MASRTGLNTTDSPEPLSVPEQSIAQEVVALLCMVLLTLTALVANTVVMVVILKTPLLRKFIFVCHLCVVDLLSAIFLMPLGIISSSSCFNRVIYSIAECQALIFLNVCFISASILTISIISVERYYYIVHPMRYEVKMTIRLAVAGVVFIWVKSVLITVLALVGWPQGNGATSASRCTVYWSPGAHKKVFVIIFSIVCFVLPTIIIFAVYCSVYRVARMASLQHVPVPAQAVVPRHRSDSIASQVTIITTRNLPLPRLMPERLLGSNKAILTLVLIVGQFLCCWLPFFAFHLHSSITAGTVGGGHGEMVVTWIAYSSFAINPFFYGLLNRQIREELARLRRSCLNRPLGQELCLSVSEASVQENFLQFLQRATCTLETHTSCISPSPRNRLDQTKMGFPIPGQVPEESS